Proteins encoded together in one Flavobacteriales bacterium window:
- a CDS encoding UDP-2,3-diacylglucosamine diphosphatase: MKRPIDVLVLSDLHLGTYGSRAEELLHYLRSVRPRMVVLNGDIIDIWQFKKSYFPASHMKVLKRLMKLAAKVPVYYLTGNHDEALRRYSPAQFGNLQLIDRLELELDGERYWFFHGDIFDASTRHAKWIAKLGGAGYDGLIRINDLVNRVLTFFGRPRMSFSARIKRSVKRAVAYISDFEETAAEVAIHEGFQYVACGHIHQPQLRTISNAQGSVRYMNSGDWIEHMSALEYANGEWSIYMHQQDASRITDEAEAVAEEEDALALI; encoded by the coding sequence ATGAAGCGACCCATTGACGTGCTCGTGCTCTCCGACCTGCATCTGGGCACGTACGGAAGCCGGGCGGAGGAACTGCTCCACTATCTCCGCAGCGTCCGCCCGCGCATGGTGGTGCTGAACGGCGACATCATCGACATCTGGCAATTCAAGAAGAGCTACTTCCCGGCCAGTCACATGAAGGTGCTGAAGCGCTTGATGAAGCTCGCCGCCAAGGTTCCCGTGTACTACCTCACCGGAAACCACGACGAGGCCCTGCGACGCTACAGCCCTGCGCAGTTCGGCAATCTCCAGCTCATCGATCGCCTGGAGCTTGAGCTCGATGGCGAGCGCTACTGGTTCTTCCACGGCGACATCTTCGACGCCAGCACGCGCCACGCGAAGTGGATCGCCAAGCTCGGAGGCGCAGGCTACGACGGGCTCATCCGCATCAACGACCTGGTGAACCGCGTGCTCACCTTCTTCGGAAGGCCGCGCATGAGCTTCAGCGCGCGCATCAAGAGGAGCGTGAAGCGCGCCGTGGCCTACATCAGCGATTTCGAGGAGACCGCCGCCGAGGTGGCCATCCACGAAGGTTTTCAGTACGTGGCCTGCGGGCACATCCACCAGCCGCAGCTGCGCACCATCAGCAATGCGCAAGGCAGCGTGCGCTACATGAACAGCGGCGATTGGATCGAGCACATGAGCGCCCTCGAATACGCCAACGGCGAGTGGAGCATCTACATGCACCAGCAGGACGCCTCGCGCATCACCGACGAGGCCGAGGCCGTCGCCGAGGAAGAGGACGCTCTGGCGCTGATCTGA
- a CDS encoding CoA-binding protein produces MERLTIVLGASEKPDRYSNMAARRLMAYGHAVLCIGRRPGRIGELPIRTEIPEGTRAHTVTMYLSAANQSEWRERLLALKPKRVIFNPGAENPVLARELEGVGTEAVEACTLVLLATGEY; encoded by the coding sequence ATGGAAAGGCTGACCATCGTGCTCGGCGCAAGCGAGAAACCGGATCGCTACTCGAACATGGCCGCCCGCCGATTGATGGCTTACGGGCACGCAGTGCTATGCATCGGCAGGCGGCCCGGCCGCATCGGCGAACTGCCGATCCGCACGGAGATCCCGGAAGGCACGCGTGCCCATACGGTGACCATGTACCTCTCGGCAGCGAACCAATCGGAATGGCGCGAGCGCTTGCTGGCCCTGAAGCCGAAGCGCGTGATCTTCAATCCGGGAGCGGAGAATCCGGTTCTCGCGCGGGAGCTGGAAGGAGTCGGGACGGAAGCAGTGGAAGCCTGCACGCTGGTGTTGCTGGCCACCGGGGAGTACTGA
- a CDS encoding insulinase family protein — MRTLAFPIALMLAATATAQRSAIAYTEFDLDNGLHVILHEDRSTPIVCVSVMYHVGSKNEDPTRRGFAHFFEHLLFEGSANIGRGEFSKHVEKAGGVLNANTTADRTYYYEVLPSNQLELGLWLESERMLHAKVDQKGVDTQREVVKEERRQRYENQPYGTILLEVLDRAYSTHPYKWPTIGFMEDLNAASEADYLAFYKKFYVPNNATLVVAGDIDPANAKALVTKYFAEIPRGAAVTQPDVKDPGPTTEVRAVINDRIQLPAVVLGYRIPPTGASDYYAVDLVNRLLSNGNSSRLNRSLKDEQQKAVGTGAFSLPFEQGGLAILYAIANMGVEANALEQAMTAEVRRIQADGVPKAEFDKLMAQLETELVNDRSRIAGIASDLARCHQLMGDTRLVNTEIDRYLALTPADLKRAAQTYFTEQARVVLHYLPAGQKQP, encoded by the coding sequence ATGCGAACCCTAGCCTTCCCCATCGCCCTCATGCTCGCAGCAACCGCCACCGCGCAGCGCAGCGCCATCGCCTACACCGAATTCGACCTCGACAACGGATTGCACGTGATCCTCCACGAGGACCGCAGCACGCCCATCGTGTGCGTGAGCGTGATGTACCACGTGGGCAGCAAGAACGAGGATCCGACGCGGCGCGGCTTCGCCCACTTCTTCGAGCACCTGCTATTCGAGGGCAGCGCCAACATCGGCCGCGGCGAATTCAGCAAGCATGTGGAGAAGGCGGGCGGCGTGCTCAACGCCAATACCACCGCTGACCGCACCTACTACTACGAAGTGCTGCCCAGCAACCAGCTCGAGCTCGGCCTCTGGCTCGAGAGCGAGCGCATGCTGCACGCCAAGGTGGACCAGAAGGGCGTGGACACGCAGCGCGAAGTGGTGAAGGAGGAGCGCCGCCAGCGCTATGAGAACCAGCCCTACGGCACCATCCTGCTCGAGGTGCTCGACCGCGCATACAGCACGCACCCTTACAAGTGGCCCACCATCGGCTTCATGGAAGACCTGAATGCCGCGAGCGAAGCCGACTACCTGGCTTTCTACAAGAAGTTCTACGTGCCCAACAACGCCACGCTGGTAGTGGCCGGCGACATCGACCCGGCGAATGCGAAGGCGCTGGTGACCAAGTATTTCGCCGAGATCCCGCGCGGCGCTGCGGTGACGCAGCCCGACGTGAAGGACCCGGGCCCGACGACGGAAGTGCGCGCGGTGATCAACGACCGCATCCAACTGCCTGCGGTGGTGCTCGGATACAGGATCCCGCCCACCGGCGCATCGGACTATTATGCCGTCGACCTCGTGAACCGCCTCTTGAGCAACGGCAATAGCAGCCGATTGAACAGATCGCTCAAGGACGAGCAGCAGAAAGCCGTTGGCACGGGCGCATTCAGCCTTCCCTTCGAGCAGGGCGGATTAGCCATCCTCTACGCCATCGCCAACATGGGTGTTGAGGCGAACGCGCTGGAACAGGCCATGACCGCCGAGGTGCGCCGCATCCAGGCCGATGGGGTCCCCAAGGCCGAATTCGACAAGCTGATGGCGCAGCTGGAGACCGAGCTCGTGAACGACCGCAGCCGCATCGCCGGCATCGCCAGTGACCTTGCGCGCTGCCACCAGCTCATGGGCGACACCAGGTTGGTGAACACCGAGATCGACCGCTACCTCGCGCTCACGCCCGCCGACCTGAAGCGCGCCGCGCAGACCTACTTCACCGAACAGGCCCGGGTGGTGCTGCACTACCTGCCCGCCGGACAGAAACAACCATGA
- a CDS encoding NUDIX domain-containing protein: MRRKYAVWVGGKPVEISTAAPDMAVREHWLLVNARNREELQHALDAMARPEVQGLMLFSANGFDAWESFMAQHRLVEAAGGAVQDERGRLLVIHRRGHWDLPKGKLDADEESPAAAIREVQEECGLRTLRIVGELPDTWHTYTEKGRACLKRTRWYRMQGSSAEPLIAQHEEDIDEAHWAAREELPMIIAGSYPSLRPVFEAWLATEPHARQPAQRDWKGSRPSTTSNLNPQPPVRTLYLCRHAKSSWADPGQSDHERPLNDRGLRDAPAMARHFKERGEQPQLIVSSDANRAQSTARFFAKELAMQPGQFMLEPRLYHASVKGISDVVAALPDGAERVMLFGHNPGFSTAVDHFCGDNVGELPTCGMVRIDFVAGSWKEIGHDLGTLVWFEYPKRVLGLE, translated from the coding sequence ATGCGGCGAAAGTATGCGGTGTGGGTGGGAGGGAAGCCGGTGGAGATATCCACAGCGGCGCCCGATATGGCCGTGCGCGAGCACTGGCTCCTGGTGAATGCGCGCAATCGCGAAGAGCTGCAGCATGCACTCGATGCCATGGCCAGGCCCGAAGTGCAAGGCCTGATGCTATTCAGCGCCAACGGCTTCGACGCGTGGGAGTCCTTCATGGCGCAGCATCGCCTTGTTGAAGCGGCGGGCGGCGCGGTGCAGGATGAACGTGGCCGCTTGCTCGTGATCCATCGGCGGGGGCACTGGGACCTGCCCAAGGGCAAGCTCGACGCCGATGAAGAGAGCCCTGCTGCCGCCATTCGCGAGGTGCAGGAGGAATGCGGCTTGCGCACGCTTCGGATCGTCGGCGAACTGCCCGATACCTGGCACACCTATACGGAGAAGGGAAGGGCCTGCCTGAAACGCACGCGCTGGTACCGCATGCAGGGCTCATCGGCTGAGCCGCTCATCGCGCAGCACGAAGAGGACATCGACGAAGCGCACTGGGCCGCGCGAGAAGAACTGCCCATGATCATCGCAGGCAGCTATCCTTCCTTGCGCCCCGTCTTCGAGGCGTGGCTGGCAACGGAGCCGCATGCGAGGCAGCCTGCACAGCGGGACTGGAAGGGCAGCCGACCTTCAACCACCAGCAACCTCAACCCCCAACCGCCAGTGCGCACCCTTTACCTCTGCCGCCACGCCAAGAGCTCCTGGGCCGATCCCGGGCAAAGCGATCATGAGCGTCCGCTGAATGACCGCGGCTTGCGTGATGCCCCAGCGATGGCGCGCCATTTCAAGGAGCGCGGCGAACAGCCGCAGCTGATCGTGAGCAGCGATGCCAACCGGGCGCAGTCCACCGCGCGCTTCTTCGCTAAGGAACTCGCAATGCAGCCAGGGCAGTTCATGCTCGAGCCCCGGCTTTACCATGCCTCCGTGAAGGGCATCTCGGATGTGGTGGCCGCCTTGCCCGATGGGGCGGAGCGCGTCATGCTCTTCGGGCACAACCCCGGATTCTCAACCGCTGTGGATCACTTCTGCGGGGATAACGTGGGAGAGCTGCCCACCTGCGGCATGGTGCGCATCGACTTCGTTGCCGGCTCTTGGAAGGAGATCGGCCACGACCTCGGCACGCTCGTTTGGTTCGAGTACCCGAAGCGCGTGCTGGGCTTGGAGTGA
- a CDS encoding insulinase family protein has protein sequence MNRRMKPIAARTGLCAGLILLTASMNAQINRSTPPAPSAPPQVNLAQHAFFTLPNGLRVIVVENHKLPKVDVQLRFDHAPISQGDRAGFIDLFGELLEAGTIKRNKAEIDELVDSHGASLSTSSEGLYASMLKKHLVPMMELISEVVTSPAFPASELEKARRRSLSGVEQRKDDPAAISETVGRAMTFGRSHPYGEVTTEASLRKVDREQIVAYHAKFFRPENGYLVFVGDITEKEAKALAKDRFGKWEPAPVYTVVADDGTESLPGIGPIRFLKEPKAPSGPRRVVLVDRSGAAQSVIRVSFPLNFHPKDLRALPAQVMNTILGGGVFNARLMQNLREDKGWTYGSYSTLESDRFNGHFHTTANVRTAVTDSAIAETLKEVERMRMERVTAEELDLAKRYMAGSFARSLEDPRTVARFAMNTYLNELPKDHYATYLQRLEAVTADDVQAAAEAFLHPDNAVIMVVGDKRKLLAKLEALSWSTNPKVIELDHNAERYVEQFERVTGITAQDVIERHLAAIGGREAIGRIADLRMDIEAEMMGVPVEITQWYGPDGLFRSVAKSNGAILQEEAFDGERAVRRSPMGEQELEDRDLGNLRFNGHPVPEAQYARTTERVMLAGRTQVDGKPVLKLVAILPDGGSVGDYYDEATWLKLRRVEEKQMDDRSYTIVTDYSDLQASGGVMFPRRIVQMGGPSGDVTLIVKAITINSDLKPAFFATNLPERKEVPYVEPGEESPAESEPKPED, from the coding sequence ATGAACCGCCGTATGAAGCCCATCGCCGCACGCACCGGCCTCTGCGCCGGACTTATCCTCCTTACCGCATCGATGAACGCACAGATCAACCGCAGCACGCCCCCCGCCCCTTCCGCGCCTCCGCAGGTGAACCTGGCCCAGCATGCCTTCTTCACCTTGCCCAATGGCCTCCGAGTGATCGTGGTGGAGAACCACAAGCTTCCGAAGGTGGATGTGCAGCTGCGCTTCGATCACGCTCCGATAAGCCAAGGTGATAGAGCCGGCTTCATCGACCTCTTCGGCGAATTGCTCGAGGCCGGTACCATCAAGCGCAACAAGGCCGAGATCGATGAGCTGGTGGACAGCCATGGCGCGAGCCTGAGCACCAGTTCCGAAGGGCTGTATGCCAGCATGCTGAAGAAGCACCTCGTCCCGATGATGGAGCTGATCTCCGAGGTGGTCACTTCGCCCGCCTTCCCGGCCTCCGAGCTCGAGAAAGCGCGCAGGCGATCGCTCAGCGGCGTGGAGCAGCGCAAGGACGACCCTGCGGCGATCAGTGAGACCGTGGGCCGTGCCATGACATTCGGCCGCTCGCACCCCTACGGCGAAGTGACCACCGAAGCCAGCCTGCGCAAAGTCGATCGCGAGCAGATCGTGGCCTATCACGCCAAGTTCTTCCGTCCGGAGAACGGCTACCTCGTCTTCGTCGGCGATATCACGGAGAAGGAAGCCAAGGCCCTGGCCAAGGATCGCTTCGGCAAATGGGAGCCCGCGCCGGTCTACACCGTTGTGGCGGACGATGGCACCGAGAGCCTCCCCGGTATCGGCCCCATCCGCTTCCTCAAAGAGCCCAAGGCGCCGAGCGGGCCTCGCCGCGTGGTGCTGGTGGATCGTTCGGGCGCCGCGCAATCGGTGATCCGCGTGAGCTTCCCGCTCAACTTCCATCCGAAGGACCTGCGCGCCCTGCCCGCCCAGGTGATGAACACGATCCTCGGCGGCGGCGTGTTCAATGCGCGCCTGATGCAGAACCTGCGCGAGGACAAGGGCTGGACCTATGGCAGCTACTCCACACTGGAGAGCGACCGCTTCAATGGGCACTTCCACACCACGGCCAATGTGCGCACCGCCGTCACCGACAGCGCCATCGCCGAAACACTGAAGGAGGTTGAGCGCATGCGCATGGAGCGGGTCACCGCCGAGGAACTCGACCTGGCCAAGCGCTACATGGCCGGCAGCTTCGCGCGCAGCCTTGAGGATCCGCGCACCGTGGCCCGCTTCGCCATGAACACCTACCTGAACGAATTGCCGAAGGACCACTACGCGACTTACCTGCAACGCTTGGAAGCCGTTACTGCCGATGATGTGCAGGCCGCTGCGGAGGCGTTCCTGCATCCGGACAATGCGGTGATCATGGTGGTAGGCGATAAGCGCAAGCTGCTCGCGAAGCTCGAAGCGCTGAGCTGGTCGACCAACCCGAAGGTGATCGAGCTCGATCACAATGCCGAGCGCTACGTGGAGCAGTTCGAGCGCGTCACCGGCATCACAGCGCAGGATGTGATCGAGCGGCACCTTGCTGCGATCGGCGGCCGCGAAGCCATCGGCCGCATCGCCGACCTGCGCATGGACATCGAAGCAGAGATGATGGGCGTGCCTGTTGAGATCACCCAGTGGTATGGTCCCGATGGGCTCTTCCGATCGGTGGCCAAGAGCAACGGCGCGATCCTGCAGGAAGAGGCCTTCGATGGCGAGCGCGCCGTGCGCCGCAGCCCTATGGGCGAACAAGAACTCGAGGACCGCGACCTTGGCAACCTGCGCTTCAATGGACACCCTGTGCCTGAAGCGCAATATGCCCGCACCACGGAACGCGTGATGCTCGCCGGCCGCACGCAGGTCGATGGAAAGCCGGTGCTGAAACTGGTGGCCATTTTACCCGATGGCGGAAGCGTGGGCGATTACTACGACGAGGCCACCTGGCTCAAGCTGCGCCGCGTGGAGGAGAAGCAGATGGACGACCGCAGCTATACCATCGTCACCGACTATAGCGACCTCCAGGCCAGCGGCGGCGTGATGTTCCCGCGCCGCATCGTGCAGATGGGCGGCCCCAGCGGCGATGTGACCCTCATCGTGAAGGCCATCACCATCAACTCCGACCTGAAGCCGGCCTTCTTCGCCACCAACCTGCCCGAACGCAAAGAAGTGCCCTACGTGGAACCCGGTGAAGAAAGCCCGGCAGAGAGCGAACCGAAACCAGAGGACTGA
- the dnaX gene encoding DNA polymerase III subunit gamma/tau encodes MEPFIVSARKYRPETFDTVVGQEAVTATLMNAIRTKHLASAFLFTGPRGVGKTTCARILARTINCENLNEDLTTCGSCAPCRTFQEGHSLSIFELDAASNNSVDDIRNLILQVSIAPQVGEKKVYIIDEVHMLSSAAFNAFLKTLEEPPPYAIFILATTEKHKILPTILSRCQVFDFRRIGIVDIAKHLAGIAKNEGIEAEPQALHLIAQKADGGLRDALSIFDQLVSFAGRRLTYQTARANLNVLDHEHYFSITDSLVKGDLPAALVEYNTILQNGFDGHLFVTGLARHFRDLLVSQDARTLPLLEVSEDLVARYGEQAQATPRDLLLRGLDRLAQCDAQYKQSKEPRMLVELTLMQLCRLNAPTFSAAEAPMAEKKSPDLGGAPEKPAPVPAAPPPPLAAAVVAEPKPSAAADGYVPKRRLVRDHVSINPVAAAQPSPAEAAVADTDEGPALPSAAKEVNQALLQRVWSDYALARKREGKNSLHATLAAHEPMASGPSLVSFAIVNDVQEKYLREEKPVLLAHLRRELNDPVLQLEVVKETVVVRPRYTKLDKFTIMAERNPALLKLKSELDLDLM; translated from the coding sequence ATGGAGCCTTTCATCGTCAGCGCGCGCAAGTACCGTCCGGAGACCTTCGATACCGTGGTGGGCCAGGAGGCGGTGACCGCCACGCTGATGAATGCCATCCGCACCAAGCACCTGGCATCGGCTTTCCTCTTCACCGGCCCGCGCGGCGTGGGCAAGACCACCTGCGCGCGCATCCTGGCGCGCACCATCAATTGCGAGAACCTCAACGAGGACCTCACCACTTGCGGCAGCTGCGCCCCATGCAGGACCTTCCAGGAAGGGCACAGCCTGAGCATCTTCGAGCTCGATGCCGCCAGCAACAACAGCGTCGACGACATCCGCAACCTGATCCTGCAGGTGAGCATCGCCCCGCAGGTGGGCGAGAAGAAGGTGTACATCATCGACGAGGTGCACATGCTCAGCTCCGCGGCCTTCAACGCTTTCCTGAAGACTCTGGAGGAGCCGCCGCCCTATGCCATCTTCATCCTGGCCACCACCGAGAAGCATAAGATCCTGCCCACGATCCTGAGCCGTTGCCAGGTCTTCGACTTCCGCCGCATCGGCATCGTCGATATCGCCAAGCACCTGGCCGGCATCGCGAAGAACGAAGGCATCGAGGCCGAGCCGCAAGCGCTGCACCTGATCGCCCAGAAGGCCGATGGCGGCCTGCGCGACGCGCTCAGCATCTTCGATCAGCTGGTCAGCTTCGCCGGGCGCCGCCTCACCTACCAGACGGCCCGTGCCAACCTGAACGTGCTCGACCACGAGCATTACTTCAGCATCACGGACAGCCTGGTGAAGGGCGACCTGCCCGCGGCGCTGGTGGAGTACAACACGATCCTGCAGAACGGCTTCGACGGCCACCTCTTCGTGACCGGATTGGCGCGCCACTTCCGCGACCTGCTCGTGAGCCAGGATGCGCGCACCCTGCCGCTGCTCGAAGTGAGCGAGGACCTGGTGGCGCGCTATGGCGAACAGGCCCAAGCCACGCCGCGCGATCTTCTGCTGCGGGGCCTTGACCGCTTGGCCCAATGCGATGCGCAGTACAAGCAGAGCAAGGAGCCGCGCATGCTGGTGGAGCTCACCCTGATGCAGCTATGCCGATTGAATGCGCCCACGTTCTCGGCTGCCGAGGCGCCCATGGCTGAAAAAAAAAGCCCTGACCTAGGCGGTGCGCCAGAGAAGCCGGCGCCCGTTCCGGCCGCGCCTCCACCGCCCTTGGCCGCCGCAGTGGTTGCCGAGCCCAAGCCATCTGCCGCGGCCGATGGCTATGTTCCCAAGCGCCGGCTCGTGCGCGACCACGTGAGCATCAATCCCGTGGCCGCCGCGCAGCCCTCACCTGCTGAAGCCGCTGTGGCCGATACCGACGAGGGGCCCGCGCTGCCCAGCGCTGCCAAGGAGGTGAACCAAGCACTGCTCCAGCGCGTGTGGAGCGACTATGCCTTAGCGCGGAAACGCGAAGGCAAGAACAGCCTGCACGCCACCCTCGCCGCTCACGAGCCGATGGCTTCAGGACCCAGCCTGGTGAGCTTCGCGATCGTGAACGACGTGCAGGAGAAGTACCTGCGCGAGGAGAAGCCTGTGCTGCTCGCGCACTTGCGCCGCGAGCTGAATGATCCCGTGCTGCAGCTCGAAGTAGTGAAGGAGACGGTAGTGGTGCGCCCGCGGTACACGAAGCTCGACAAGTTCACCATCATGGCCGAACGGAATCCCGCTCTGCTGAAGTTGAAGTCGGAGCTGGACCTCGATCTGATGTAG
- a CDS encoding orotate phosphoribosyltransferase: protein MASPLDPSLKVAEFLLQIKAVKLSPKKPFTWASGWKSPIYCDNRKTLSYPAVRTYIRQQFVHVINSEFGRPDMIAGVATGGIAHGALVAHDLGLPFIYVRSGAKEHGMKNQVEGDLTVGRNVVVVEDLVSTGQSSLNAVEALRAEGCEVKGMVSIFTYGFDEAAKAFAKAKVHLHSLTNYSILVDQALRDEYITEKDLLPLNEWRKDPANWGVVKA from the coding sequence ATGGCATCCCCCCTCGATCCTTCGTTGAAAGTCGCAGAGTTCCTGCTGCAGATCAAGGCCGTCAAACTTAGTCCGAAGAAGCCCTTCACCTGGGCCAGCGGGTGGAAGAGCCCGATTTACTGCGACAACCGCAAGACGCTCTCCTACCCGGCCGTGCGCACCTACATCCGGCAGCAGTTCGTGCATGTGATCAACAGCGAGTTCGGCCGGCCTGACATGATCGCGGGCGTGGCCACCGGCGGCATCGCGCATGGTGCATTGGTGGCGCATGACCTGGGCCTGCCCTTCATCTATGTGCGCAGCGGCGCCAAGGAGCATGGCATGAAGAACCAAGTGGAAGGCGACCTCACGGTGGGCCGCAATGTGGTGGTGGTGGAGGACCTGGTGAGCACCGGGCAGAGCAGCCTCAACGCGGTGGAAGCCTTGCGCGCCGAAGGCTGCGAGGTGAAGGGCATGGTGTCGATCTTCACCTATGGCTTCGATGAGGCGGCCAAGGCTTTCGCCAAGGCGAAGGTCCACTTGCACTCCCTCACCAACTACAGCATCCTGGTGGATCAGGCGCTTCGCGATGAGTACATCACGGAGAAGGACTTGCTGCCGTTGAACGAGTGGCGGAAGGATCCGGCCAATTGGGGCGTTGTGAAGGCGTGA